The proteins below are encoded in one region of Fimbriimonadaceae bacterium:
- a CDS encoding DEAD/DEAH box helicase family protein, producing MSRQEGLFTEHLPKIKIPVATRVEAHFGKNRLFQLLFEGYEGSAESITAASGTESWTELKLPTGDLFRVYESGARSTFTHPHLRVAGSKLKWENAKLPALSPSCRQNALDSWKDAFRFFREDPGTGQPGLRPPQIGALHAIHAHWTVEDKPATIVMPTGTGKTETMLATLVSERCDRVLVIVPSVVLRDQLFGKFATLGLLKKLTNLAQSAQFPVVGLMRSSLQTATAVDELFGSANVIVAVINSVVASSPEALARIVEICSHLFIDEAHHVPARTWSQLKAQFQHKHVLQFTATPYRNDGKRVDGKVIYSFPLRKAQEQGYFKPIQYKPIYQFRPELSDEAIAEAAIKQLREDLNVGLDHVLMARAHPIERLKQILPIYSAKAADLNPVIIHSQMSQTDRKLALDSMKTGQSRVILCDNMLGEGFDYAQLKVAALHDLHKSLAITLQFTGRFTRTSLDAKLGPATMIANAALSGIGNELRDLYAQDADWNRLIQEMADQTIGSKVKKTEFSATFKPYGVDFPPENIQPKMSTVVYQTKCEEWAPKTLEKWLERAQVFAGPSISDEHRTAFYVVVEASEVEWGLAKDALDVHYALFLLHWDKERQLLFINSTDNRGFQKDLAMLVCGEDVERVQGEEIYRAVYGINRLVLFNLGLKHVTGRNVRFTMLAGSDVLEGITIAQAGTRTKTNLFAHGYEDGERATMGCSIRGRLWSYLVADDISHWVAWCKHIGNKLLDDTITIAKINDWFVVPQELSDRPRLTALSADWHDQFFIELERRTFIKIGNVECPVFDADIEIVPTEVTGPLKFAVNANGKRAVFKIKFQNKEIKFDQLEGDTAMLRIGSATSKLSDEFENYPPIIYFEAEAVLEGGLLVQPKKGSRSSFDRTKIVAWDWKGTDLKKESQGTARAADSIQYRAIQEFLSDNSWEVIFDDDGPQEVADIVCLKRQDDVLKVSLIHCKYSHGDQPGSRIDDLYEVCGQAQKAIKWRDEMEKMISRLLAREDKSLADARASRLIKGDRNRLIELRNSARLLRPDFSMWLVQPGLSKAAASSSQLELLGGTETFLHEVHQIPLHVVASA from the coding sequence ATGTCTCGACAAGAAGGATTATTCACGGAACACCTGCCCAAAATTAAAATCCCCGTCGCCACGCGTGTAGAGGCACATTTTGGGAAGAACAGACTTTTCCAGCTCCTGTTCGAAGGCTACGAGGGGAGTGCAGAGTCCATCACCGCCGCAAGTGGTACAGAGTCGTGGACGGAGCTAAAGCTACCAACCGGGGATCTATTCCGGGTCTACGAGAGCGGCGCACGATCGACGTTCACGCATCCCCACCTTCGCGTGGCGGGCTCAAAGCTGAAATGGGAAAATGCCAAGCTTCCCGCCCTCTCGCCGTCATGTCGACAGAATGCGTTGGACTCATGGAAGGACGCTTTTAGGTTTTTCCGAGAAGACCCAGGAACCGGCCAACCAGGTTTGCGGCCACCTCAGATAGGAGCTCTTCACGCGATCCACGCTCACTGGACTGTCGAAGACAAGCCAGCGACAATCGTCATGCCAACCGGAACTGGCAAGACAGAGACCATGTTGGCCACGCTAGTTTCGGAGCGGTGTGATCGTGTCTTAGTGATCGTTCCCAGTGTCGTTCTGCGTGACCAACTCTTTGGGAAATTTGCAACCCTCGGATTACTGAAAAAGCTAACAAACCTGGCCCAGAGCGCTCAGTTCCCGGTCGTGGGGCTCATGCGATCGAGTCTCCAAACTGCTACTGCGGTTGACGAACTGTTCGGTTCGGCGAACGTGATCGTGGCTGTCATCAATTCAGTTGTGGCGAGCAGCCCTGAGGCATTAGCCCGAATTGTTGAAATCTGCAGCCACTTGTTCATTGACGAGGCTCACCATGTCCCGGCCCGAACGTGGTCACAGCTCAAGGCTCAGTTTCAGCACAAGCACGTGCTTCAATTTACTGCCACTCCATACCGAAATGACGGAAAGCGAGTGGATGGCAAGGTTATCTACTCTTTCCCGCTGCGGAAAGCGCAGGAGCAGGGCTACTTCAAGCCGATCCAATACAAGCCGATCTACCAATTTCGCCCGGAACTGTCCGATGAGGCAATCGCCGAAGCTGCGATCAAGCAGCTCAGGGAAGACCTCAATGTTGGACTCGACCACGTGCTTATGGCCCGTGCTCATCCCATCGAACGGTTGAAGCAAATTCTTCCGATCTACTCCGCAAAGGCCGCGGACCTCAATCCAGTGATCATCCATTCTCAGATGTCGCAGACCGACCGTAAGCTCGCGTTGGACTCTATGAAGACAGGCCAGTCTCGTGTGATTCTCTGCGACAACATGCTCGGGGAAGGGTTCGATTACGCACAGTTGAAAGTTGCAGCCCTTCACGATCTACACAAGAGCCTCGCAATCACACTCCAGTTCACTGGCCGCTTTACCCGGACGAGTTTAGACGCAAAGCTGGGCCCTGCTACCATGATTGCCAATGCCGCCCTATCTGGAATAGGCAACGAGCTAAGGGACTTGTACGCCCAGGACGCCGACTGGAACCGCCTGATTCAGGAAATGGCCGACCAGACGATAGGGTCCAAGGTGAAGAAGACTGAGTTTTCAGCCACCTTCAAGCCATACGGCGTCGACTTTCCGCCTGAGAACATCCAGCCAAAGATGAGCACCGTCGTTTATCAGACGAAGTGCGAGGAGTGGGCTCCGAAGACCCTGGAAAAGTGGCTTGAGAGGGCCCAAGTGTTTGCAGGTCCATCGATCAGCGATGAACACCGAACCGCCTTCTACGTTGTCGTGGAAGCGTCGGAAGTTGAGTGGGGTCTGGCAAAGGATGCGCTTGATGTCCACTACGCACTCTTCTTGCTGCATTGGGATAAGGAGCGTCAATTGCTTTTCATTAATAGCACAGACAACAGGGGCTTTCAAAAGGACCTAGCGATGTTGGTCTGCGGCGAGGATGTCGAGAGGGTCCAGGGCGAGGAGATATATCGTGCAGTCTACGGAATCAACCGTCTCGTCCTCTTCAACCTCGGGCTAAAGCATGTAACCGGACGCAACGTCCGATTCACCATGCTGGCAGGCTCTGATGTTCTTGAGGGGATCACGATAGCCCAGGCCGGGACGCGCACGAAAACAAACCTGTTCGCACACGGCTACGAGGACGGGGAGCGAGCAACAATGGGCTGTTCGATTCGTGGGCGCCTCTGGTCGTACTTAGTGGCTGACGACATTTCTCACTGGGTCGCGTGGTGTAAGCATATCGGCAATAAACTCCTAGACGATACGATCACCATCGCAAAGATCAACGATTGGTTCGTAGTTCCCCAGGAACTTTCCGATCGTCCGCGTTTGACTGCTCTTTCTGCAGACTGGCACGATCAGTTCTTCATTGAACTTGAGAGAAGGACCTTTATTAAGATTGGGAACGTAGAGTGTCCCGTCTTTGATGCCGACATTGAGATCGTGCCGACTGAAGTGACTGGTCCTTTGAAGTTCGCGGTCAATGCAAACGGCAAGCGCGCCGTGTTCAAGATCAAGTTCCAGAACAAGGAGATCAAGTTCGATCAGTTGGAGGGCGACACGGCCATGCTGAGAATTGGCTCGGCCACTTCAAAGCTCAGCGATGAGTTTGAAAACTATCCGCCGATCATCTACTTCGAAGCCGAAGCCGTCCTGGAAGGCGGACTGCTCGTTCAGCCGAAGAAAGGTAGCCGCTCTTCGTTTGATCGAACCAAAATCGTCGCCTGGGATTGGAAGGGCACTGACCTAAAGAAGGAGTCCCAAGGAACTGCCCGAGCAGCAGATTCAATCCAGTATAGGGCGATTCAGGAATTCCTATCCGACAACTCCTGGGAAGTAATCTTTGATGACGACGGGCCACAAGAAGTTGCCGATATTGTTTGCCTCAAGCGGCAGGACGACGTCTTGAAAGTGAGCTTGATTCACTGCAAATACTCTCATGGCGATCAGCCGGGGAGTCGAATCGACGATCTGTACGAGGTGTGCGGCCAGGCACAAAAGGCGATCAAGTGGAGGGATGAGATGGAGAAAATGATCTCCCGGTTACTTGCACGTGAAGACAAGTCGCTGGCTGACGCCAGGGCCTCGCGCCTGATTAAAGGGGACCGCAACAGGCTAATCGAACTCAGGAATTCAGCGCGACTGCTACGACCAGATTTCAGTATGTGGCTTGTACAGCCAGGTTTGTCAAAGGCCGCCGCTTCATCGAGTCAGCTTGAGTTGCTTGGAGGCACGGAGACATTTCTCCATGAGGTACATCAAATCCCACTGCACGTGGTTGCCAGCGCGTGA
- a CDS encoding helix-turn-helix domain-containing protein, giving the protein MPNLEYRPTSVSPPGETLNDLLEEKGISQKLLSLRLGRSDKNLSQIVNGKAPITPELAVDLERVLGTPARFWLAREARYQEWLSRSSVPEPTDEDLEWARSFTYKEMAEYEWVPPTSNAREKFHNLLRFFGVVDRSAFNAWVANLSPQYRRSETKADKDHLIAAWLRQGELEAEDVDASDYDEKSFAKAVDEALKLTCQGPREFVPALKDSFARCGVVLLFVPELPSMGVSGATRWLTPSKALIQITLRYKTNDHLWFTIFHESCHILRHQKRAVYLEVIKGEKSEDELEADAFAANHMIPPSAFRRFVQADDFSGSAVRAFAESLGISPGIVVGRLQKEEIIGWDTLNSLKVKFEWTNRA; this is encoded by the coding sequence ATGCCGAACCTGGAATACAGACCGACGAGCGTTTCTCCACCGGGAGAGACGCTGAATGACTTACTTGAAGAGAAGGGGATCAGCCAGAAGCTGCTGAGCCTTCGCCTGGGGCGTTCGGATAAGAACCTCAGCCAGATTGTGAACGGGAAGGCTCCGATTACACCGGAGTTGGCCGTCGATTTGGAACGGGTGCTCGGCACACCCGCTCGCTTTTGGCTCGCACGTGAGGCCCGCTACCAGGAGTGGCTCTCTCGATCGAGCGTTCCCGAGCCTACCGATGAAGACCTCGAATGGGCGCGGAGTTTCACGTACAAGGAAATGGCGGAATACGAGTGGGTTCCTCCAACTTCCAATGCGCGTGAGAAGTTTCACAATCTGCTTCGCTTCTTCGGCGTCGTCGATCGTTCGGCCTTTAATGCCTGGGTCGCAAACCTGAGCCCTCAATATAGACGCTCTGAGACTAAGGCTGATAAGGATCACTTGATCGCGGCCTGGCTCCGACAAGGTGAGCTTGAAGCAGAAGATGTGGACGCTTCGGACTACGACGAAAAGAGCTTTGCCAAAGCCGTTGATGAGGCTCTGAAGCTGACATGTCAAGGCCCTCGCGAATTCGTGCCCGCACTGAAGGACTCCTTCGCTCGATGCGGCGTCGTGCTTCTCTTTGTGCCGGAACTCCCAAGCATGGGCGTGTCTGGCGCGACAAGGTGGCTGACTCCCTCCAAAGCGCTCATCCAGATCACATTGAGATACAAAACCAACGATCACTTGTGGTTCACGATCTTTCATGAGTCCTGTCACATTCTCAGGCATCAAAAGCGGGCCGTGTACTTGGAAGTGATCAAAGGTGAAAAGAGTGAAGACGAACTCGAAGCCGATGCATTCGCGGCGAACCACATGATTCCGCCGTCAGCCTTTAGGCGATTTGTCCAAGCTGACGACTTCAGCGGCTCTGCCGTTCGGGCGTTTGCCGAGTCGCTCGGGATTTCGCCGGGAATCGTCGTGGGACGGCTTCAGAAGGAAGAGATCATCGGCTGGGATACGTTAAACAGCCTCAAGGTGAAGTTTGAGTGGACCAATAGGGCGTGA
- a CDS encoding site-specific DNA-methyltransferase produces MNESNANPEVEKLDLSSLDVAELKRQELAELFPEVRTEGGKIDFERLKAVLGEMVDAGRERYGMNWPGKAECMRTIQAPSMGTLLPMPDESVDWDTTENVIIEGDNLEVLKLLQKSYLGKVKMIYIDPPYNTGKDFIYPDNYTESLQTYLEYTGQVDSEGRKFGPNADSDGRYHSRWLNMMHPRLFLAKNLLRDDGVIFISIDDYEAQNLVRLCTDIFGEENFLGFLPTVMNLKGNNDEFGFAGTHEYTVVFAKHKDRVKLFEFPIDEEDEDDWEEDELGFYKRGANLKATGKNAPREKRPNLFFPIYVHEGKVHLERQTPTDVELLPMTDGQEMSWRWSKTKFQKQPDDVIIVGEGDGIAIYKKQRPSLGDLPSKKPKSLLYKPEYSSGNGTAAIKKLCGAQLFSSPPKPPALIEDFVRIGSQPGDIVLDFFAGSGTTAQSTLELNAESEGDRKFILVQLPEGLDPDKPEQRAGAQFCDAIARPRNIAEITKERVRRVITGLNKQENLFNDNIVRDRGFRSFKLVPSNFIPWDGTASNDADQLAKQLKLGIDHTRGDRTPQDLLFEVLLKSWGEPALSLKVAEETIEGVRVFSIAEGDFLICLEEKVSLEFIRALAARKPSRVVMRESAFAGNDQLKTNAVQTFKSQGVTSFKVV; encoded by the coding sequence ATGAACGAATCCAACGCCAACCCCGAAGTTGAGAAGCTCGACCTGAGTTCGCTTGATGTTGCTGAGCTGAAGCGTCAGGAACTGGCCGAGCTCTTCCCCGAGGTCAGAACCGAGGGCGGGAAGATCGACTTTGAGCGACTGAAGGCAGTGTTGGGCGAGATGGTGGACGCCGGTCGGGAGCGATACGGCATGAACTGGCCCGGCAAGGCCGAGTGCATGCGGACGATCCAAGCGCCGAGCATGGGCACGCTGCTTCCGATGCCCGACGAGAGCGTGGACTGGGACACGACGGAGAACGTGATCATCGAGGGCGACAATCTTGAGGTGCTCAAGCTGCTCCAGAAGAGCTACCTCGGCAAGGTCAAGATGATCTACATCGATCCGCCCTACAACACAGGTAAGGACTTCATCTACCCGGACAATTACACCGAATCATTGCAGACCTATCTCGAATACACGGGCCAGGTCGATTCGGAAGGCAGGAAGTTTGGCCCGAATGCCGATTCGGACGGTCGGTATCACTCGCGATGGCTGAACATGATGCATCCGAGACTGTTCTTAGCGAAAAACCTTCTTCGAGATGACGGCGTGATCTTCATCAGCATCGATGATTACGAGGCGCAAAACCTGGTACGGCTTTGCACTGACATCTTCGGCGAAGAAAACTTTTTAGGCTTCTTGCCAACAGTGATGAATCTGAAAGGCAATAACGATGAGTTCGGGTTTGCGGGAACACATGAATACACCGTTGTCTTTGCCAAACACAAGGATCGGGTTAAGCTATTTGAGTTTCCGATCGATGAGGAGGATGAGGATGACTGGGAAGAGGATGAGCTAGGGTTTTACAAGCGAGGAGCAAATCTCAAAGCAACGGGGAAGAATGCCCCTCGCGAGAAGCGTCCAAACCTCTTTTTTCCCATATACGTCCATGAGGGCAAAGTCCACTTGGAGCGACAAACGCCCACTGATGTAGAGCTACTTCCGATGACCGATGGCCAAGAAATGTCTTGGCGTTGGAGCAAGACAAAGTTTCAGAAACAGCCTGACGATGTGATTATTGTTGGAGAAGGCGACGGGATCGCCATCTACAAAAAGCAACGTCCAAGCTTGGGCGACTTACCTTCAAAGAAGCCGAAGAGCCTTCTGTACAAGCCCGAGTATAGTAGCGGCAACGGAACCGCTGCGATCAAGAAGCTTTGCGGAGCACAGCTGTTCTCATCGCCACCAAAACCGCCGGCACTCATTGAAGACTTCGTGAGGATCGGGTCTCAGCCGGGAGACATTGTGCTTGATTTCTTTGCAGGGTCTGGAACTACGGCTCAATCGACTCTCGAACTCAATGCTGAGTCGGAGGGCGACAGAAAGTTTATTCTTGTTCAGTTACCCGAGGGACTTGATCCCGATAAGCCAGAGCAACGCGCGGGTGCCCAGTTTTGTGACGCAATCGCTAGGCCCAGAAACATTGCCGAGATCACAAAGGAGCGAGTTCGCAGAGTCATAACTGGCCTGAACAAGCAAGAGAATCTCTTTAATGACAACATCGTGAGAGACCGCGGATTCCGTTCATTTAAGCTTGTGCCCTCAAACTTCATTCCATGGGACGGAACCGCCTCCAACGACGCCGACCAACTGGCCAAGCAGCTGAAGCTCGGCATTGACCACACGCGAGGCGACCGCACCCCACAAGACCTGCTTTTTGAAGTCCTCCTCAAGTCTTGGGGCGAACCCGCGCTCAGCCTCAAGGTGGCTGAAGAAACCATCGAGGGCGTGCGCGTCTTCTCCATCGCTGAAGGCGATTTCCTCATCTGCCTAGAGGAGAAGGTCTCTCTGGAGTTCATTCGTGCTCTTGCCGCACGCAAGCCCAGCCGAGTTGTCATGCGCGAGTCGGCGTTCGCCGGCAACGACCAGCTGAAGACCAACGCCGTCCAGACCTTCAAGTCCCAAGGCGTGACGAGCTTCAAGGTGGTGTGA
- a CDS encoding type II toxin-antitoxin system RelE/ParE family toxin: MAFATEKLAKVMNSDSKLSQTYGADMAKQIRKRLDDLDAATTLDDMRALPGRCEELTGDRAGQLSVRVSANDRLIFRPNHDPRPEKEDGGLDWTQVTAVEVIEVVDYH; this comes from the coding sequence GTGGCGTTCGCAACCGAGAAGTTGGCCAAGGTCATGAACAGCGACTCCAAGCTGAGCCAGACCTACGGCGCGGACATGGCCAAGCAGATTCGGAAGCGCTTGGACGACTTGGATGCCGCCACGACTCTCGACGACATGCGCGCTTTGCCCGGTCGATGCGAAGAGCTGACCGGGGACCGCGCAGGACAACTTTCCGTTCGCGTTTCCGCGAACGACCGACTTATCTTCCGACCCAACCACGATCCGAGACCGGAGAAGGAAGATGGCGGCCTGGATTGGACCCAGGTGACCGCCGTTGAGGTCATCGAAGTCGTCGACTACCACTAG
- a CDS encoding KilA-N domain-containing protein produces the protein MRKSKQAKISVAGTEISVVSDARGDYISLTDMTRGFDGGPALIEQWMRAKDTILFLGAWESLHNPIFKPHEFGGFRNEAGRNSFYMSPKKWVEATGAIGIYSQSGRYGGGTFAHRDIAFEFGTWLSPEFKLYLIKEFQRLKEAEAERQSLEWNLNRSLSKLNYRIHTDAIKEHLIPPNLTKRQESFVYADEADLLNVALFGKTAKQWRDANPELEGNMRDYATAAQLLVMVNLESLNAQWVRDGLKQPERLRRLREAAVSQLKSLGSISLRSIDLPPSLPMRDEEEEE, from the coding sequence ATGAGGAAGTCAAAGCAAGCCAAAATCAGCGTGGCCGGGACCGAAATCTCGGTGGTCAGCGACGCCCGGGGCGACTACATCTCGCTGACCGACATGACCCGCGGTTTCGACGGCGGCCCCGCCCTGATCGAGCAGTGGATGCGGGCCAAGGACACGATTCTGTTCCTGGGAGCCTGGGAGAGCTTGCACAACCCCATTTTTAAACCCCACGAATTCGGGGGGTTTAGGAATGAGGCTGGCCGAAACAGCTTCTATATGTCACCCAAGAAGTGGGTCGAGGCAACCGGAGCCATCGGGATCTACTCCCAATCGGGTCGCTATGGAGGCGGGACTTTCGCACACCGCGACATCGCCTTTGAGTTCGGAACTTGGCTGAGCCCAGAATTCAAGCTTTACCTGATCAAGGAGTTTCAGCGGCTCAAAGAGGCGGAAGCCGAACGGCAGAGCCTGGAATGGAACCTCAACCGCTCGCTTTCAAAGCTGAACTACCGAATCCATACCGACGCAATCAAGGAGCACCTGATTCCGCCGAACTTGACCAAGCGGCAGGAAAGCTTCGTCTATGCGGACGAGGCTGATCTGCTGAACGTGGCTCTCTTTGGCAAAACGGCCAAGCAGTGGCGCGACGCAAACCCGGAGCTCGAAGGAAACATGCGGGATTACGCGACGGCGGCTCAGCTTCTCGTCATGGTGAACCTGGAGTCGCTGAATGCTCAGTGGGTGCGAGACGGCTTGAAGCAACCCGAGCGATTGCGACGACTGCGCGAAGCAGCAGTTTCACAACTCAAATCTCTCGGCTCCATCAGCCTGCGGTCGATTGACCTACCGCCAAGCCTCCCGATGAGGGACGAGGAGGAGGAAGAGTGA
- a CDS encoding DEAD/DEAH box helicase family protein: MRLQFDPNQQFQLDAVAAVADLFDGQERGAPEFSVIKTNYAGELLSGMVMTETGVGNQLLLSDDRLLTNLRSVQERFDIEVDPNSALAAWELFDAPADIKRPCPHFSVEMETGTGKTYVYLRTIFELSHRYGFQKFVIVVPSVAIREGVLKNLEITADHFRALYNNLPFEWFVYDAKKVNRLRHFATSNTLQIQVINIDAFRKNFSDTDDDKKSNVMYKRQDRLGDHMPIEFVQAARPIVIIDEPQSVDNTDKAQEAIKALNPLMTLRYSATHRNPYNLVYQLDPVRAFELRLVKQIVVANVESEDAANEPFVRVESIEYKKEYKAKLRMLIKTADGPKEKSISVKPGDDLFYKSGELHHYQDGFRIADLSAEPGDEHIRFSNGRRLGQGEEMGGARSDIWRAQIKKTVEEHLKKEVKVRERGLKVLSLFFIDKVANYRDYDDDGNPIQGKFAQVIEEELAAFANDPRFASLEWLKLPVGQLHNGYFSGDRKKRKDGTEETIWKDTKGSTALDDDTYNLIMKEKERLLDMSEPLRFIFSHSALREGWDNPNVFQICTLNETQSTMKKRQEIGRGLRLPVDQTGARVFDDSINKLYVMANESYEAFAKALQNEYEEDCGVTFGKVPITALAKLTRVIDDEEKPIGRAEAEALRDLLVEQKMIDVQGRIQKAFDPRSPDFKLELPEDKAELTSAVVDLLSSYQIEHHIQREKDERVNKLKKQVLLTPEFEELWTRIKPKTMYRVEFETADLVARAVAEIKRMPKIEKPILRVTAGVLGVEKSGVTAKGMSVAEETREYGARPLPDILGYLQNETELTRSTLVEILTKSDRLAEFFNNPQRFMDQVARILKFELHRILVDGIKYERIDGTGSDAAWDQMLFKNEELVNYLKALEVKKSVYDYVVYDSEIEREFAEQLDQRDDIKLFVKLPGWFKVDTPVGEYNPDWAIVKHDTSTIYLVRETKGTRDFLKLRSTEADKVRCGKRHFEALGQDFKVVVTAGEV, translated from the coding sequence GTGAGGCTTCAATTCGACCCCAACCAACAATTCCAGCTTGACGCCGTGGCCGCCGTGGCGGACCTATTCGACGGCCAAGAGCGCGGAGCGCCGGAGTTCTCGGTCATCAAGACCAACTATGCCGGCGAGCTTCTGAGCGGCATGGTGATGACGGAGACCGGAGTCGGCAATCAACTCTTGCTTTCGGACGACCGGCTCTTAACCAACCTGCGATCTGTCCAAGAGCGGTTCGACATCGAGGTAGATCCAAACTCGGCTTTGGCAGCTTGGGAGTTGTTCGACGCCCCGGCCGATATCAAACGCCCATGCCCACATTTCTCAGTCGAGATGGAAACAGGGACCGGAAAGACCTACGTTTACTTGCGCACAATCTTTGAGCTCTCCCACCGCTACGGCTTCCAGAAGTTTGTGATCGTGGTTCCCAGCGTCGCGATTCGAGAAGGTGTTCTGAAGAACCTGGAGATCACGGCGGACCATTTCCGGGCGCTCTACAACAACCTACCCTTCGAGTGGTTTGTCTACGACGCGAAGAAGGTGAACCGCCTTCGACACTTCGCTACGAGCAACACGCTCCAGATTCAGGTCATCAACATCGACGCGTTCCGCAAAAACTTCTCCGACACGGATGATGACAAAAAGTCGAACGTGATGTACAAGCGGCAAGACCGACTTGGCGATCACATGCCGATCGAGTTTGTCCAAGCCGCGCGGCCCATCGTGATCATCGACGAGCCCCAGAGTGTGGACAACACGGACAAGGCTCAGGAGGCGATCAAGGCGCTCAACCCGCTGATGACGCTTCGCTACTCAGCGACTCACCGCAATCCGTACAACCTGGTCTACCAGCTCGATCCTGTTCGGGCGTTCGAGTTGCGCCTGGTCAAGCAGATCGTGGTTGCGAACGTGGAGTCTGAGGATGCCGCCAACGAGCCATTCGTCCGAGTCGAGTCCATCGAATACAAGAAGGAATACAAAGCCAAGCTCCGGATGCTGATCAAGACCGCTGACGGGCCGAAGGAGAAGTCCATTTCCGTCAAGCCAGGCGACGACTTGTTCTACAAGTCAGGCGAGTTGCACCACTACCAAGACGGTTTCCGCATTGCCGATCTTTCCGCCGAGCCAGGTGACGAGCACATTCGATTCAGCAATGGCCGCCGACTCGGGCAGGGCGAAGAAATGGGTGGAGCCCGGTCTGACATATGGCGAGCGCAGATCAAGAAGACTGTCGAAGAGCACCTGAAGAAGGAGGTCAAGGTCCGCGAGCGTGGCCTCAAAGTGCTTTCGCTATTCTTCATCGACAAGGTCGCCAACTACCGCGACTATGACGACGACGGGAATCCGATTCAGGGCAAGTTCGCCCAGGTTATCGAGGAAGAGTTGGCAGCCTTCGCAAACGACCCGCGATTCGCATCGCTGGAGTGGCTGAAGTTGCCAGTCGGCCAGCTCCACAACGGATATTTCTCAGGCGACCGCAAGAAGCGCAAGGACGGAACCGAGGAGACGATTTGGAAGGACACGAAGGGCTCAACGGCACTCGATGACGACACTTACAACCTCATCATGAAGGAGAAGGAGCGATTGCTCGACATGAGCGAGCCACTCCGATTCATCTTCAGCCACTCTGCTCTGAGAGAAGGCTGGGACAACCCGAACGTGTTCCAAATTTGCACCCTCAATGAGACCCAGAGCACGATGAAGAAGCGCCAAGAAATCGGGCGCGGCCTTCGATTGCCCGTTGACCAGACCGGTGCGAGAGTCTTTGATGACTCAATCAACAAGCTGTACGTGATGGCCAACGAGAGCTACGAAGCGTTCGCCAAGGCACTGCAAAACGAATACGAGGAGGACTGCGGCGTCACGTTTGGCAAGGTGCCGATCACGGCTCTTGCCAAGCTCACTCGCGTCATCGACGACGAAGAGAAACCCATCGGTCGCGCCGAGGCCGAAGCACTCCGAGACCTCTTGGTCGAGCAAAAGATGATCGACGTTCAGGGCCGAATCCAGAAGGCATTCGATCCTCGAAGCCCAGACTTCAAGTTGGAATTGCCCGAAGACAAGGCGGAGCTGACTTCGGCGGTTGTGGACCTGCTGTCGAGCTACCAGATCGAGCATCACATCCAGCGCGAAAAGGACGAACGGGTCAACAAGCTGAAGAAACAAGTGTTGCTCACGCCAGAGTTCGAGGAGCTTTGGACGAGGATCAAGCCCAAGACGATGTATCGCGTCGAGTTCGAGACCGCCGACTTGGTTGCACGAGCCGTTGCCGAGATTAAGCGCATGCCCAAGATCGAGAAGCCGATTCTAAGGGTTACGGCCGGAGTGCTTGGCGTGGAGAAATCGGGCGTCACCGCGAAAGGAATGAGCGTGGCCGAAGAGACGCGCGAATACGGCGCACGACCTTTGCCGGACATCCTTGGCTACCTCCAGAACGAAACCGAACTGACGCGATCGACACTGGTGGAGATCCTCACGAAGTCCGACCGCTTGGCCGAGTTCTTCAACAACCCCCAGCGATTCATGGACCAAGTTGCCCGCATTTTGAAGTTCGAGCTGCACCGGATTCTGGTGGACGGCATCAAATACGAGCGCATCGATGGCACCGGGTCAGACGCCGCTTGGGATCAGATGCTCTTCAAGAACGAGGAGTTGGTCAACTATCTGAAGGCTCTGGAAGTGAAGAAGTCGGTTTACGACTACGTCGTTTATGATTCAGAGATTGAGCGAGAGTTTGCCGAGCAGCTTGATCAGCGCGACGACATCAAGCTTTTCGTCAAGCTTCCGGGCTGGTTCAAGGTGGACACGCCTGTTGGCGAATACAACCCGGACTGGGCCATCGTGAAGCACGACACTTCAACGATCTACTTGGTGCGAGAGACCAAAGGAACGCGAGACTTCCTGAAGCTGAGATCAACCGAGGCGGACAAGGTGCGGTGCGGGAAGCGCCACTTCGAGGCGCTTGGGCAGGACTTCAAAGTCGTCGTGACGGCAGGTGAGGTGTAA